TGGGGGCTCGCAGGCACAGGGAGCAGTACTGCAACCAGCTGACGAAGCCCAGCACAGGGAGGATGCCCAGCCCGAGCTCTGAAGCTAAGGAGAAGCAAACACCACCCCGATGTATTTCAGCAGGCGAGAATCGAGCAATCCCCCACACCTGCCACGTGTGTTCCATTTCCTACACCAACATAAAGCACACCCCAAGCTTCACAAAGCAGCAGTTAAAAACACTTACAGGTAATAGGCTCTAACAATGAAGCCAGGACACGTCCcattaatgttaaaaaagagcttttttcccACTCCAAGTACCCCCAGGAGGTTTCTAAGGGGAGGGACTGGGAAGAAACAGGCGTGCAGGGGGAGCCCTCGGCCGAGTGGTGCCAGGTCTGGGGGCAGAGCAGTGGCACTGCAGGGCTCAAGAGCCAGCAGCAAACACCTTCAGGACTCCCCCCAGCAGCTCTTGGCTCCTGAAGGTGATTTTCCTGCCTGTTGGATTCAGCCAGCGACATGAAATCGCCCCTTGCCAGGGAGCGGTTACAGGACGGGCGGCCTCtcacctgctcctgccccaTTTAGGGACCCAGGTGCCCTCAGGACAAGCCcttggcagccccagctctgaaTGAGGCCGTTAGCACAGCCCGGGAGCCACCCGATACCCTCAGCTCGCTTTATTACATCCATACCAGCCCCATCAGGGGGATCGGACGCTTGCGGGTCACCAAGCACAGCCCGGGCAGTAAACCCTGCCAGGTTTTCCTCGCAGGGCACACAGACCCCACCAGATATGGGTCCCTTGTATGCCACAAGCTGAATCACGCTCAGAGAGCGGCTGCCTGGTGAGCGGGTCCCTCTGCTTCGCTCTACAGAGCGGCCACGATTTGCAATTCAGTTTATTGCATTAAAACCTGGTGCAGCCCtagcagagagaaacaaacatGTCACTGCTGACGGCCACTCCTCCTCGTCCAAGCATGCTTCCAAAATCCCTCAGATAGGGCTTGCTTGGGGTTTTCTAGGGCAAATGGGGTTTGCCCACTTAAACCCCAAACCAGGTTTCGTAGGGCAGCATTTATCAGGAATAAATAAAGCTACCTAAACAGCCCTTCAGAGGGAACAGATACAGAGGTGTTGTGACTCTGCCGACATCCCCAGTGCAGGCTCCCACCTTCCTGTGGACCTCTGCTAGAGCTGGAGCTGTTTACTGCTAATTGACTCAATGTGCGCTTGGACcaggatttttaattaattttattacagaagAATTAATGCACTGCTTCCCCACAGATGCATTAGGGTACCAACGAACCTGTATCACTGGTCTGCATCCCCTGCTCTCACTAGCACACTGCTGGGCTTATTTTGGGAAGCAGAAGGCTCTGCCCACAGGTGCTCCCCCTCGAGGAAAACCTACAATTGCCTCTCTGCCACCCCATACTTTAGGCATCCAGAGAGTGGTCCCCAACCCTTCCTGAAGGGAGCTCCTTGTGCTCACAGCCTGCCTTACAGCCCACAAAGGAGGATGCAACACATCACATTTGGGGAACGAAAGCCACGTCGCAGTCAGCTCCAGCAAATTCACTCAAGAGCAAGGCTCTCTCCAACCTTTCCCTCCCCTCAATCTGTTTTATCGTTACCCTTCCCTGCTTCTAGCAGGGTTAATAAGAGACACATTTATTCTGGGTGGCTCTGCAGTGAAGTTGAGCAAGAAGTTTTAGCTGCACAGCAGCCCAAAGGAGAATGGTGCCTGCTTTGAAACGCAAGCATCTCAAGGCATGTGGAGGGtgttctgtcaaaaaaaaaaaaaacacgagcTGTGTGAAATTAGGCAGCTCCCAATATCTGGAGATGACAACATCTCCAAACACAAAAACCAGAGgtggtggagcagggggaaAATCCTGCGCTATTTATGTACATTCACACTGTGGTGTTTGTCAATGGCAGAGCATTCGAGGGGAAGAAGCATCATCACTACATCTGCAATATCCAAATTCCAGTCCCCAGAGTCCTGCGCTAGCGTTGTATTGAACAGCATCCCCCAGGCATGCCATATTTCAGGAATGTGCCGAGCAGGAAGAGGTGCATGGGAAGGCCCAAGACCTTAATCAAGCCCTGAAACTCGATAGATTTCCAATATAACTAAGACAAAGAGGTGTCAGCTCTAGTTCTTATTTGCTAATACTATCAATAGGGGCTCAGCTCACTAGCAGTTAATTCAAAGCCAAGCTCGATTTGCACAGCAGTGATCTACACTAATTCCCATATGTGGCTAAGGGGAGATTTTGCCAACTAGACAATAGAAACAGCATTAGAGCTCCTGAAACGATgccattgcttttctcttctgctccacCACTTCCCATCAAGTTTCCACGTACTGGCATCTCCAGTTGTCTTCTCCCTCACGACACAAGTCACATGGAAAGGGTAGGGAATACAAGGGtatctatttcttttccagatgcaGTTTTTATTCAGGCTTTTAAAACACAACTTCCCATAAACTGGGAGCCAATTTCACACTTGCTTTTAGTTGTTGTTCATTAAAGACACTAAGAATTGCCATAATTAAGCAattatggaaatatttctaagtGATCCAACCAAAACttagccttaaaaaaaaaagtgccacaTGTTGCTATATTCCATAAAAGTTTATTAGCTTGCCTCATCTGATACCAAGCGttgcttgtttttgctttcaggtTGTAGCCCATCTCAACATTAGATCAGGCTCAGTTTTGCCAAGACACTATGGTTATTGAGAAGTCACAGAAAGCCAGACATGTACCCAATTAGGCAATGAAGCTGTTTTATCcacatttgaattatttttactgcCTGTAAGCCTGGCCCTCATTAATCTGCAATTTGGCTCAAAGGCAGCCGTGGCAGCAGCCCATACCCGGAGTTTACACTAATGAGTTACCCTGTCCTCTTAAGTCAGCTGTGCGTGGCAGCGCACCTCTTTGACCTGCTGTTAATGCAAGTACCTCCTCACGCCCatctcctcctggctgccaagcAAACACCGAGCCACAGAAGGAGCACGAAGGGGTGCtcgccttcccttccctgtgctgccactgctggggaagagcaggaTTAGAGCCGGCAGACAGAGACCGAGTGGTACCgctccctccccagggctgtgaAACACCCCCAGGTTGGGATTGTCAAGGACCTGCTGTCTTTCCAGTGCCAGAGGGTCACTAACGGGGAGAGAGACCTGCTGTCATCTCCCACCCCACGGCACCCAAGTCACGTTTGGGCTTGTGTCAGAGGAAggacacagccccagcacctgtGCCACGCTCCCATGCAGCGGGGAGATCGACTAGGCGCCTTGCTCCTGCCATGAATTAAGATGCTAGAAAAAACCACAAGTCTGAAACAGTTTAACACAGGacaaaaaaggcacattttAATATGTACAGCAATGCATTTGGGCTATAAATTTACccaacacaactgaaaaaaaaaatccaaactatGCTTTTATACTTATTCCATGGTGTCAGCCTCATTCCTAGCCACCTACCTTTCTCTGCATCTCTGAATGCTgctatatacacacacaaacaaacaattacGTCATGAATGTTCATTTAGGCTCCCAAGTTCAAGTAATAAAGTTCAAACTTGCATAGCATCTTATGCCACTCAGCCATAAACAGTTACGATTGCATATTAGCTGGAGCAGCCATCTCTTTCAATTCAGCCAGTTTTGGCTGGccaccatttatttatttttattttttaatccttgaGTCAGAATGTTTCCTAAGTCACCAGCCCTGAGGGATGCCACAGACTTCAAAATGAACCTCTTTCTCGCTGTTGTTAAGATCCTTTTAAACCAGAAATTTAGAGTGTTGTcaagaacagttttaaaaatgtaatactgtttattttgcttcaaaaacatttcagcattctaaacatacaaaaaaaacagaacgTTGCAAATTTGTTTAAGTACAGAGTGTTTTTGAACTTCAGTTGCTGCACTGGCTCTTCACTTAGTTGACGATGAAGAGATGTCTAcagtttcagtttaaaaactaCCGCACTTAactaaaaaaatccatacaCTTCTCATGCCAGCTGAACCCCCTTCCACAACTAAGAATGGCAGCAGAATGCTATTTCACTATATACAGAAAGACAACTTTAAGCTAAATGGACGCCCACTGTAGTGTAAATAGATCTACCCTCACAGTGCATGCTTTGGGCCATGGCACCCCGTGGAACGTACAGCCTTTCCCAGTAATCACTGCTCCTCTAAGGCATCATAACTCTAAGCATGTACCACAAGAATCTGTCTAGTTTTTACAAACTATAGATATGTACAGTTTATAACCCAGGATTTTCTAGCCAATAACCATATAGTAACACCAccttacaaattaaaaaaatgcttgaaacatttttaaatgctttgttacACCAACAGCAAAGTGCACAGAGTTAGGAGAACACTAGAGcgccttttcattttaaaaatgtttggaaatatGTACAACTTTGATACAGTTTCAGGGTGCTCACTACACCCATGGCCACTTCATGTAAACCAGTTACAATTTCTAGAGCACTTTTAGAAACTACAACGCGATCGgaatccaatttttttttttaattaagcctAATAAGGGCAAGAGACACCATCTCAAATAAGAGGTGCTTCATTTATGGTGTTTCCCCTACTCTATGGTATTCACATGGAGACAAGTATTGTACAGTTTTATTcgtcatcatcatcttcatcctcctcttcttcatcctcctcctcctcttcgtCTTCTTCCTCTACCTTTTTCCgagcagctttggttgctgCTCCCTTTGCGCCATCAAACTTTCCTTTAGACTTGTAGTCTGCAACATCCTGCAAAGTCAAGGGGATGTCTTAATTTGCTCTAAGTAGCAAACACATCAAGCATTTGTACAGCAGCGGGCGTTAATGTGAAGGGActggctttctgcagctgcatccCCAAGAGTGGAGACAGCCAGCATACAGGTATGCAGACACTCGAGCGTATTCAGCTGCCCCCAGACTACGGAGGACTTGAACCTTTCGTTCAGTTACTTTTCTGAGGAGGAGAAGTAAGAGAACCCAACTTCTCTTAGAAGTTTCCTGCTAACAGGACAGAGCTCCTGTAACAGCACAGCAAACTCTTTGCTGTAGCAGCACaaacagctgctgttgcacTTTGTTTGGGGAATTTCCATGCCAGTGAAATTCACCTGCGTGCCTCTAACCTACTCTACCCCAACATATGTCCAGCCACAACTCAAAGTTTGGCTACACAGCACACTGAGAACATGTCTACCTGCCAACAGGTCTACGTGGGAGAGTTGGTCATTGCACTGGGGCCACCTCAGCTTGGTCTATCACATAGAAGCACTCTAACACAAGAGCCCATAtggaagagatgaggaaaaagctagCCTTACCTTCTCGTACTTCTCCTTCAGCTTAGCTGCCTTATTGTTATAAGGCTGCTTTTCACCATCACTGAGGTTGTTCCACATTTCACCAAGTTTCTTTGCTACATCCCCGATGGATATGCCAGGGTTTGTGGACTTGATCTTGGGGCGGAACTCTGAACAGAACAGGAAGAAGCCAGACCTTGGAAAGAAGCACCAGAGGACAGTGAGCACCACAGCAGCATGCCCAAGCAGCATCCCCTTCGCCCACCCATCACCCACAAAATTCATATGTACGCTCACATACAGATAACAAGTAGTTGTTTCTTCAGTatgcattttgattttactGAGGGCCAGACTCACAACTTTCACCCAATGTTGTTCTTATTCAGTGTTCTTTATCCCCGCCCCTCCCCATTTTCATCTTAAATAGGGCCATAGTTGAGACTTGAgtcatttctgtgtctttcaCTGTGAGTTTATGGGTACCAAGAACTGACAATTCCTGCTAGCACGCTACATGCTCAAGAGTACAAGCTGCTTATGAGACAGCATCAGTACTACCAGTACTTCTATACCAACAGCATGCCCCATCTGCTTATTTTATGGTAAACATAAAGGCAGGTCACAAGTACTTCAAGAGAAACCAAAGTAACGTTTGTGCATTTCATGCCTCAGTTACTTACGGTGGTCGTTTTGGGGCATTGGGGTCCTTCTTCTTCTTGCCACCCTTAGCTGGTCCATAGTCCTTCATTTCTCTATCATATCGTACCTTATCAGCCTTTGCCATTTCATCAAATTTAGCCTTCTCCTTGCTTGACATggtctaaaaaacaaaaaaacaagacacCAAGCCACGTGATTACCCAACTGTTCAATAGTTGGCAAACTTTAAGTAAACAAGCCAACACGTACCAACTCGACAGGGGCGtttctgaatttgtttgttttctaactgGACCACATGGGGACGAAGGTCCTGTACTGGggacagcagccacagctggcaCACTGAGCAAGAGGGAAACGGCTGGAATGGCACTTGTACAGCCACAGTCCCCCTTGAGGACATGGGTCTCGCGGGAGGTGACCGTTTAAGAGCACTgcttgggaaaaggaagaaagcccAGGCTGTACTGGAAGAGCTTAAGTGGATAAATGCCATGTGCTGAAGCCTCCACAATTCTtacaggagccagcagcatcACATCAGTGGCCACAGTACTCGTACTGAAACATCACAGGAGTCCTCAGTGTTCAAACGTATGTATGCCATGCTAGCAGGCACCACAAGAAGTTGGCACTTCAAGAAGTCACAAATTAAGGTACCTTCCACCTCTCTGAGCACTTCTTGGAAAACTCTGCAAAGTTGACTGGAACCTCTGGgttctttttcttgtgttccTCACGGCACGTCTGCACAAAGAAGGCATAGGCAGACATCTTGCCCTTGGGCTTCTTCGGGTCACCTTTAGCCATCTTGACTCTGTAAGGAAGACGGGAAAAAAGTAACAAGTGAACGTATATACGcatgtgaatgtgtgtgtgtgtaacatGCAAATGtttgtatatacacacatacatacacacacaacaGCATATCACTTACACTCCTATCAGTTAGGAGTCTCCTTCCTGTCCCCCCAACGCTTCTTGCTGTCCCCCACATGGGgcttaaattattttcccttatgACTTGGATTGAAGGCTATGCCAAACGAAATTGGTCATCGGATTTATGttttacataaatacatttacatCATGTCCAAAGATGGGCTATTAAATACACATGCTCCTGCCCAGCAAGCATTATATATGaactaatataaaatattttagttggCTACCACACTGGGGCTTGAGCAGTGCACATAGTGCTGGCCTGCGACTCATCCCTTTAGGAGGGGAGTTCCCACAttagcagctgctgcccaggtAGGAAGGGTTATTCCTCCTGTATAAGTGCAATAACCTCGACAGATAAGGAGTTGGGCGAAGAACGTCCAGTTTGAAACACAATGGGACCTGCGGGGCTCTGAGTGGAGAGCCACGCTTGGTCTTGCTCCACCAAGTGACACCAAGCTCCACGCCTGGCGCCGCAGTGGGCAGCGCGAAGGAAGACGTGACCGGCCACTCGCCGCGAGGAAGACGCCAACTTTCGGGCCGTGTCCTCTCCACCAACTTTTCCGCCCCCCGGAGAGGCAGGAAACCCAAGCGGAGCGCAGCAGCCCCCAAGCAGCGCCCTGGCACCGCGGCGCTCCCCACTCGCAGCGCTCCCCACTCGCAGCGCTCCCAGCCCGATGCGAGCGCTCCAGCGCCGACCCACGCCGTGCGCGGCCGGGAGCCGGGCGAGGGGGCTCGGGCGAGCAAAGTTTGGGGCGAGCGGGCCCGCGGTCGTCCCGGCCTCCCCTCCCGCCATCttctcgccccccccccccaccctccccccccggcCAAGGTCACCGCCGGCGGCCGGAGCGGGGCGCGGGCACCTGCGGgcggagggggccgggggccggggtggggggggcccCGCTTAGCGGCGGGGCGGCCGTCCCCTAATAATTCATCTTCCATTTTGTGAAGCGCCTCCCGATGAAAGAAAGTGCCCCTGAAATGCGGCGGGCCGgcgggctgggggcggcggggggccgggcggcggccggggggcggccgtGGGGACCCCTCCGCCGTCGGGTCCCGGTGCCACCGGGGGAGCGGCTTCGGCGGCGGCCGCGCTCGGCGCCCAGGGCCGGCGCCGCTCGCTAAGATGGCTTctcccggcgccgccgccgccgaaCAAAGCCGCGCACCCCCCTCCTCCGCCGCGCTcgccccccgcgcccgccgccgcccccggcccccgccaaAACACCGCCCCCGCCGAGCGGGGacccccccgctgccgcccccccggggctgcgggggctgcggggccggggctggggccggggagCGGGTTGGAGgcgcttccccccccccccccccccccctcccggaGCCTGCCTAGCGCAATACTCTGTAACAAAGGCTCCCGTGCAGCCATTATAGCCGCGGCTACGCTCCTCCGCGCCGCCAGGAAAAAAAGTGCGAAAaggccccccgagccccccccggggccggagAAGGGCACGGCgaggtggggagagaggaaCCGGGGCGAAAGCGAAAGGTTTGAGCCCCCGTCGGGGCGCCGGGGGGGAGATTTCCCCCGCCGCGACCCCCCTCCCCATCGCTGCGCTGCTTACACGTCTTTCTTCCCTTCGCCGGGCTCTCCAGCGCCAGCCATGTTAATGCCCACAGCacgggcggcgcggcgcggggaaGAGGCGATGCAGGGCTCGGccgggggctcagccccgcaAAAAGgcccgggccgggcaggggaaGGGCGGCGGGGGCGGAGGCGAAGCCACCGGGGGagccgggaggcggcggggccgaaaaaaaaaaactgtttcgCCGGGACACACGGGCGCAGCGCGCAGGGTTTATCCCTGTCAGATGCTAAAGCGACAGCCATATTAATGCAGAATAAACAGCAGGCACGGCATTGCGCACGGCCGGCAACTTTCCCCCCGCCACCAGCCCCGGCCATCCCCACCCGGGGGGAAAGGGGGGCAAATAAAACCCGAGGGCGCCGCGCGTTTTGCCGGGCGGCGGCGAAAAATCCCTGCCCATGCGGGGGAGAAGAGGAGTTAGTCCCGGTGTAGTTACCGCACCAGCCATGTTACTCCCGGCGGCACGGCGCGGGGAAACGGGGCTGCACCGGGGGCAGGCGGCGCCGGGGTGCGACCCCCCGGGGGGCAGGGGCGGAGGACGGGGGGCAAACGCTgcgccccgcggctcccccgTAACCCCGCCGGCTGCCCGCTGCATCAACCCGCGCGCTCCTCTCCCCGTGCGGCGCTGGGAGGGGTGGGTgggaaagaaactttttttggggggaaaaaaaaaaaatattattattatttttaaagaaatcgggataaggaaggaaaggaaggggaaaaaaaaaaaaacagggtgccaggggaaaagaaggaggcGAGGGAaggcggcggggcagggcggggcggcggcggggcagggcagggggcagccgcCCCCCGAAAAGTTGCGGCGGGGCCGCACGTACCTGTATTGTTCGCGGCAGTGTGGCCGGGAGCTGGAGCGCAGGGCACGGCGCGGGGCTCGGCGCGGCGCGGCTCAGCCTCGCGTTGGCTGCCTACGAGAGCGGCCTGATTGGCTGCGGGGCTCCGCCGTTTAAAACAACCTCCTCGCCCTCTCATTGGCCCGCCGCCTCATGAATATTAAGCGCCGCCCCGCGCCCattggccgccgccgccgaggcCGTTCATTCAAAACTGAGCGCCCGCCGGGGGTGAAcggggcgaggcggcggcgcgCCCCCGGGAAAAGTTTGGCGCGGGGGCGCGTGCGGGGGCGCGTGCGGGGGCGCGCCCGGGTCCTTATCCCGCCACGTGGGGCCGAGCGCGGAGCCCCCCCCGCGGCAGGGGGTCGGCGGTCCCGGGGGGAGGGTTTGGAGGGGGATCCGCAGCCCGGGCAGCGCGGAGCCCCGCAGGGAGGAGGGATGCTGCGGCCCCCCTAAAGGTCGCGGGAAGCCCCCCGGCAGCCGCTGGTGCGTGCGGTTCCTGCCCCGGAGCCGCCAGGGTCCGGTTCCGATGTCAGTGGGGCTGTTCGCAGGGCCGGCCACCGCTGTGCGGAACGGCAAAGGAGCCGAGTCCAAAATAAAGCCCGATGACAGGCGGTACACGCGATGGAAAAGAGCTGCGGGGCTTCACCCGCTCGTTCAGCAAGTAAAAACACCGCCGCGACTAGCTGGAGTTACTATTTCCAACCCACTTCCACAATCTGGTTGATATTAGCTTTCGAGGATTTGGTGGCTGTTACAGAGGCTGGCTGCGTGCTAGGAAATCTCCACACGCGCACTTGGGCTGAAACGAGCCCAGCTCTGGGGCCGAGGGCCGAGGTCTCCTTCGGCTCCCTTGAAAGAGCCGCTTCCCATAGGGTAGCTGCCGAATGGCTGAACTGGTATTAGTGGCTGACCACAATTGTTGGTTGGCTcggaaaaaaagagctgttaTTTTAAGGCTGGAGCGGTAAGACTCAGAAACCACTGCACACTGTTATGGGCTGGGCGCAACTGCCACCCTCCTTTAAGATAGCCAGAAGAAACAGTTGCCCTCTTTAGGGAACAGATAGCGCAAAGAAGCCTCCACCCTGGCCTGAGGTGCTGCCAGGCAGCAAGGTTCGCCAGGCACTGCCCCGGCTAAGTGCTTATGGCTCTAACAACATGGCCACAGGTTGCCTTTGCTGGAAGAGACCGACACAAACTGCCTGATGAGACACAGAGGAGTGCCAGCCTCCTGCTGACAGATCCACTGGGAAAGGCGCAGAATTTCACGGAGGATTTTAGCCCAAGTCCTCCCTGCATTTCTCCCTCGGGGTGCACCTTCCCAGCCCATCTAGCAAACGCCCAAATCCAATTGTCATCCCTACGCAGAACTGCCCGAGGTTCATTGAGACCTCACACACGTGTCCTTGGGCTTTCCACAGCATGGATGGTAAAACCAGTCTTACTAGCCTCGCGCCCTATTTCCACGTTCTAAAACCAAAAGCTTAAAACAAGGGGCTCATTCATAAACATTAATGAGGCTACCTGAGGGACTGTATTCTGTAGTATCATCATAAAATAAGACAAGCAACGCTACTGCAGGATAATCTCTTTGTAGCTGACAAACATCACTCTCAACCAATTTTTAGGGATACTTTAAAGTGTTTCAAACTAGTTGAATAAttaagggttttgttttgttttgttttgttttttccttggcTCTGGAGCTGTGCGAATTCTTGCTCTGGAGCACTTTCTTCCCCAAACCATGATCTTGTCCTAAAGAGCACACCAAGCTGGGAGCAGCCCAGATGGACGGACTGTTGAGGAGCTTGCTCAGGACCGGCACCTGGCATCAAATGTGCAGTCCTGCTAGTCATCTCCCGAGCATCCCTCCTATTTCTCATAAGCCAGGAGAAACATTCCCTAAGATGCTTGTTCTAGGAAGGCCGAGAAAGTTTTGACAGCTGGTCAAGGGGCAAAGGAGATATTTTGGTAGCTGAGAGACAGCTGGGTTTAAGGTTTTGTCCCAGCATGGTTTTGAAAGCAGCGGAGGGCTGAGTAACAAACGGGTGAACATAACACCCCAGGGAACGCTTGTACTCACCTCCCGAATTGCCACTGCTGAAACAAATCCTCCCCCAGTGCCCTCTGCATCGCACCTGGCCACCCATGTCTAAGCACTTTCCTGTGCTGCACCAGGAAAACAGCCTAGAAAGTTGGCTGAGCAAATTCAACCTTTTGCTGCAACTTCTTCCAGGCCATGCAGTCCCAATTCCTCCTGCCACCTGGCTCCGGCCTTCCCCTGAGTCCTGTGGGAGCCAGTGCAGCTCACTAacctaacaaaaaaataaacaaaaccccaaattGAGCCCTCcctgtttaattttctgctggATTAGTGAGCTGAACCAAGTACCAAGGAGTTAGGTGAGTCCCAGAGCCAAGGCAAAGGAGGGTGCAGAAGGGAACAGCCAGGACTACCCCGTTTGACAGCAGCTCACCAACAGACCAGTCCTACTCTCCTGCTCAAAACATCGGTGTGTCAGTAACTTGggtgaggagagggagggggtTTGTTCCATATCTCCTGTAAATGTGGGTTTGGCAAGTTTTAgggttttcctcctcttttttaaCATTACAGACATAAGGACATGCTTGTCATGCTCTAGGAAGCACGAGAAGAAAACCAAATCCAAAAGAAACTCCTGGGTGCCTGGTTCTTGCAAGGTTTGCAATGGTCCCAGGATGCAGGGAGAGCTCAATGCACAGTCTTGTACCTACTCTTCAAAAAGATCTGACCTGATGCCCCCCATGACTGCTAcagacagattttattttgcaatcaCATGCCATGTTTTTAAGCAACTGACAGCCATACCCAACA
This window of the Cygnus atratus isolate AKBS03 ecotype Queensland, Australia chromosome 13, CAtr_DNAZoo_HiC_assembly, whole genome shotgun sequence genome carries:
- the HMGB3 gene encoding high mobility group protein B3 isoform X1, with product MAGAGGGGKVAGRAQCRACCLFCINMAVALASDRDKPCALRPCVPAKQFFFFGPAASRLPRWLRLRPRRPSPARPGPFCGAEPPAEPCIASSPRRAARAVGINMAGAGEPGEGKKDVVKMAKGDPKKPKGKMSAYAFFVQTCREEHKKKNPEVPVNFAEFSKKCSERWKTMSSKEKAKFDEMAKADKVRYDREMKDYGPAKGGKKKKDPNAPKRPPSGFFLFCSEFRPKIKSTNPGISIGDVAKKLGEMWNNLSDGEKQPYNNKAAKLKEKYEKDVADYKSKGKFDGAKGAATKAARKKVEEEDEEEEEDEEEEDEDDDDE
- the HMGB3 gene encoding high mobility group protein B3 isoform X2, whose translation is MAKGDPKKPKGKMSAYAFFVQTCREEHKKKNPEVPVNFAEFSKKCSERWKTMSSKEKAKFDEMAKADKVRYDREMKDYGPAKGGKKKKDPNAPKRPPSGFFLFCSEFRPKIKSTNPGISIGDVAKKLGEMWNNLSDGEKQPYNNKAAKLKEKYEKDVADYKSKGKFDGAKGAATKAARKKVEEEDEEEEEDEEEEDEDDDDE